AGCGGCAAGGCACCCCGCTTCTGATCCGGACATGGGCGGCGCCCCGCAAGTGGATCGAATCGACACACGGAACACCACGGCAGCACCTTGCAAGGCTCACACCGGGGCCAGGCAGCACGCATCGCCTTGCATCACCTGAAAAAAGCGAAGTCCAGGAAAACACATCACAAGAGGAGAAGTCGTGAGACATTCGAAACTGCTTGCCGGGCTCGTACTGGCCGGTCTCGCCGCCGGGGCTGTGCCGACGTTTGCCCAGTCGAACGTGACGCTGTACGGGATCGTCGACGATGCGCTGACATACAGCAGCAACCAGAACGGCAAGTCGAACACGTATCTGCGCAACGGCAACCTCGCGGGCAGCCGCTGGGGCCTGCGCGGCACGGAAGATCTCGGCGGGGGCACCAAGGCGCTCTTTCAGTTGGAAAACGGCTTCGACGTCAATAACGGCGCCTTCAGTTCGTCGGGCTTGATGTTCAACCGTCAGGCGTTCGTCGGCCTGAAGAACGACAGCGCCGGCACACTGACCATCGGCCGTCAGTACTCGCCGTACTACCTCATGGTCGGCACCATCGGCCCGGTCGCCTACTTGACGGGCGCCACCGGGGCGCATCCGGGCGATATCGACGGGCTCGACACGACCATCCGCATCAACAACTCGGTCACGTACACCTCGCCGGTGCTGTGGGGCGTGACGGCCAGCCTGCAATACGGCTTCGGCGGTCAGCCCGGCGCGATGGGCAAAGGCAACACGTTCTCCGGCGCGCTGCGCTACGACGGCGGCCCGCTCTCGCTCGCGGCCGGTTACCTGCGCCTGAACAACGTGGGCGGCGGTACCACATGGAATGGCGCGTCGACGGGCGTGCCCAGCACCTCTGCCGTCAACCAGGGCTACATGACGGCGGACTCGCTGCAACACATTGCGTTGGCGGGTATCTACACCCTCGGCAACGTGACGCTGGGCGCGAGCTACAGCAACGTGCAGTACAAGCCGGGCGCGGCGTCGTTGTTCCACGACAGCGCCATCTTCAACACGGCGGGCGTGCATGCGTCGTGGATCGTGGCGCCGCAGTGGCGTCTGGCGGCAGCGTACAGCTACACGGCCGCATCGAAGGCCAACGGCATCACCGACGCCGCCACGTATCATCAGGTATCGCTCGCACAGGTCTATTCGCTGTCGAAGCGCACGTCGCTCTACGCGCTCGAAGCCTGGCAGCACGCCAACGGCAAATCGCTGTCGGCCAATGGGGTGAGCATCATCAATGCCGGCCCGGTGGTCGGGGACTCGCAGAACAGCACGCCCTCGGCGACGAGTTCGCAGTTCGTCGGCATGCTCGGGATTCGCGTCGATTTCTGATGCCATCCCGTTCGTAGCGAAGCTGTCCGGTCCGACGCCGTGCGCGTGTCGGCCCGGACGGTCTTGAGTGGTCGCGAGAAGTCGCACAATGTCGTATTGCCGGCCGCCGGTGCCCGGTGTTTTCATGGTTGTGGCATTGGCGGTCGGTTCTTATCGGTTGTCGTATGTATGCGACGGTCGATAAGGTAAACTGGGGGCGTTTTTCGTCTTTATCGTCACCCATCCATCCAACCGACGCCATGTCCATGACCAGCCCGTTGCCCGCACGTCCTCGCCGCAAGTCTCGCAGCCTCACGGAGGAGGTGGTGAGTGCCTTGTCCGAGCAGATTCGCGCCGGCACGTTCCGCCCGGGCGACAAGTTGCCGACCGAGTCGGCCATCATGGAAAGTCTGGGCGTCAGCCGTACCGTCGTGCGCGAGGCGATTTCGCGGCTGCAAGCGGCACAACTGGTCGAGACACGTCACGGCATTGGCACTTTCGTGCTCGAAGCACCGCGCGAGAACGCGCTACAAGTCGATACCAACAGCATTCTCACGATGCTCGACGTGATGGCGATTCTGGAGTTGCGCATTTCGCTGGAAACCGAGGCTGCCGGTCTGGCAGCGAATCGTCGTACCGATACGCAGCTCAAAGCGATGCGCCAGGCGCTGGACGATTTCGAAATGCACGTGCGCGAGCGCACGGGCAACGCGGTGACGGCGGATGTCGCC
This is a stretch of genomic DNA from Pandoraea faecigallinarum. It encodes these proteins:
- a CDS encoding porin, with product MRHSKLLAGLVLAGLAAGAVPTFAQSNVTLYGIVDDALTYSSNQNGKSNTYLRNGNLAGSRWGLRGTEDLGGGTKALFQLENGFDVNNGAFSSSGLMFNRQAFVGLKNDSAGTLTIGRQYSPYYLMVGTIGPVAYLTGATGAHPGDIDGLDTTIRINNSVTYTSPVLWGVTASLQYGFGGQPGAMGKGNTFSGALRYDGGPLSLAAGYLRLNNVGGGTTWNGASTGVPSTSAVNQGYMTADSLQHIALAGIYTLGNVTLGASYSNVQYKPGAASLFHDSAIFNTAGVHASWIVAPQWRLAAAYSYTAASKANGITDAATYHQVSLAQVYSLSKRTSLYALEAWQHANGKSLSANGVSIINAGPVVGDSQNSTPSATSSQFVGMLGIRVDF
- a CDS encoding FadR/GntR family transcriptional regulator, giving the protein MTSPLPARPRRKSRSLTEEVVSALSEQIRAGTFRPGDKLPTESAIMESLGVSRTVVREAISRLQAAQLVETRHGIGTFVLEAPRENALQVDTNSILTMLDVMAILELRISLETEAAGLAANRRTDTQLKAMRQALDDFEMHVRERTGNAVTADVAFHLQVASATGNRYFHDILEQLGNTIIPRTRVNSAALADDDQVSYLNRVNREHEDIYNAIARRDPEAARAAMRTHLTNSRERLRRAQESVGTQS